One Streptomyces sp. NBC_00554 DNA segment encodes these proteins:
- a CDS encoding WD40 repeat domain-containing protein translates to MAFRGRPSPPPPQGPVATLSGHGGAVNAVAFSPDGRLLASGSSDRTVVLWHVTDASHPTRAVGLTGHHRAVNAVAFSPDGRLLASGSTDWSVILWDVTDLANPTRSAVLVHERPGWLFRDGWRQGGVHAVSFSPDGRFIACASDRAVIVWDVSDPARPSRCARVTHHRHVWRSGPVVSVMFSPDGRLLASGSDGDKNTGVLWDVNEPAHPVRTAVVRPQARDWSKALSSGGAPAVHSVGFSHDGRLLATGSGDLGVVSGTYGSWRQGAVTVWDATDPAHPVRTGTGTLPLARLGDTGQMYAVAFSPDGRLLASGCENAAVTLWDVTDPTHLTPAAHLAGHHKAVRGLAFSPDGRMLAGCGVDTTVRLWETS, encoded by the coding sequence ATGGCATTCCGGGGACGGCCGTCGCCACCTCCGCCGCAGGGACCGGTCGCTACTCTCAGCGGGCACGGCGGAGCGGTGAACGCGGTGGCGTTCAGCCCTGACGGACGGCTGCTGGCGTCCGGGAGCAGCGACAGGACCGTGGTTCTCTGGCATGTCACGGATGCATCCCACCCGACCCGGGCCGTCGGCCTCACCGGCCATCACAGAGCGGTGAACGCGGTGGCGTTCAGCCCTGACGGACGGCTACTGGCGTCCGGGAGCACCGACTGGAGCGTGATCCTCTGGGACGTCACGGACCTGGCGAACCCGACCCGGTCGGCGGTCCTTGTCCATGAACGCCCCGGTTGGTTGTTTCGCGACGGCTGGCGGCAAGGTGGTGTCCACGCGGTGAGTTTCAGCCCGGACGGACGGTTCATCGCCTGTGCCAGCGACCGCGCCGTGATCGTCTGGGATGTCTCCGACCCGGCACGGCCGAGCCGGTGCGCGCGTGTCACCCACCATCGGCATGTCTGGCGGTCAGGTCCCGTCGTATCGGTGATGTTCAGCCCCGACGGACGGTTACTGGCCTCGGGTTCCGACGGCGACAAGAACACCGGGGTCCTGTGGGATGTCAACGAGCCGGCGCATCCGGTCCGAACCGCCGTCGTCCGACCGCAGGCACGCGATTGGTCCAAGGCGTTGTCCTCGGGCGGGGCCCCTGCCGTCCATTCGGTGGGATTCAGTCATGACGGGCGGCTACTGGCCACCGGCAGCGGGGATCTGGGCGTTGTCTCCGGCACCTACGGGTCGTGGCGGCAAGGAGCCGTCACGGTGTGGGACGCCACCGACCCGGCACATCCCGTGAGGACGGGCACAGGCACCCTCCCCCTGGCCAGACTTGGGGACACTGGGCAGATGTATGCGGTGGCGTTCAGTCCGGACGGCCGGTTGCTGGCCTCCGGGTGCGAGAACGCGGCCGTGACCCTGTGGGATGTCACCGACCCCACGCACCTGACCCCGGCCGCCCATCTCGCCGGCCACCACAAGGCCGTAAGGGGTCTGGCGTTCAGCCCGGACGGACGGATGCTCGCCGGCTGCGGCGTCGACACAACGGTGAGGCTGTGGGAAACGAGCTGA
- a CDS encoding glycoside hydrolase family 18 protein, whose product MRRRLLSRLALVACAASLPVTLLATAPASADGPRTSHSPAYKSVGYFTQWGVYGRDFQVADLEASGAASRLTHINYAFGNVSSDGKCFTGNIPGEADAWADYVRPLDAENSVDGVADTDTQPLAGNFNQLRELKAENPGLKVMISLGGWSWSTHFSDAARTAASRKAFVASCLDLYIKGNLPVDGARGGQGAAAGLFDGVDLDWEWPGSAGDTDTVYRPEDKQNFTALVREFRRQLDAYATTQKKGKHYELSAFVPTAPAKIDAGFEVPRIMRDLDFVNLQGYDFHVSGEATTNQQSALYAKDDFSVDQTVDAWLQRGAPARKLVVGMPFYGQGWTGVTGGGDGLNQPATAPAPATWQAGYEDYEALKKLADSGTYTVHRDRRNGHAWLFDGTTLWTYDDPQVLKTKTAYIRHHQLGGAMFWSLDGDTPDGELIRAVDTGLTQR is encoded by the coding sequence ATGCGTCGAAGACTCCTCAGCAGGCTGGCACTTGTCGCCTGCGCCGCGTCCCTTCCGGTCACTCTCCTCGCCACGGCGCCCGCGTCGGCCGATGGCCCTCGGACTTCCCACTCCCCCGCGTACAAGAGCGTCGGCTACTTCACCCAATGGGGTGTCTACGGCCGTGACTTCCAGGTCGCCGACCTCGAGGCGAGCGGAGCGGCGTCTCGTCTCACTCACATCAACTACGCGTTCGGCAACGTCAGCTCGGACGGCAAGTGCTTCACGGGGAACATCCCCGGGGAGGCCGACGCCTGGGCGGACTACGTGCGCCCGCTGGACGCCGAGAACTCCGTGGACGGTGTCGCCGACACCGACACGCAGCCGCTGGCGGGCAACTTCAACCAGCTTCGGGAGCTCAAGGCGGAGAATCCCGGACTGAAGGTGATGATCTCCCTCGGTGGCTGGAGCTGGTCCACCCACTTCTCCGACGCGGCGCGAACGGCCGCCTCCCGCAAGGCTTTCGTGGCCTCGTGCCTCGACCTGTACATCAAGGGCAACCTGCCCGTCGACGGAGCACGCGGCGGCCAGGGCGCCGCGGCCGGGCTGTTCGACGGTGTGGATCTGGACTGGGAGTGGCCGGGCTCCGCCGGTGACACCGACACCGTCTACCGCCCCGAGGACAAGCAGAACTTCACCGCGCTCGTACGCGAGTTCCGGCGGCAGCTCGACGCCTACGCGACCACCCAGAAGAAGGGCAAGCACTACGAGCTCTCGGCGTTCGTACCGACCGCCCCCGCGAAGATCGACGCAGGATTCGAGGTACCCCGCATCATGCGGGACCTGGACTTCGTCAACCTTCAGGGCTACGACTTCCACGTCTCCGGCGAGGCGACCACGAACCAGCAGTCCGCGCTGTACGCCAAGGACGACTTCAGCGTCGACCAGACCGTCGACGCATGGCTCCAACGGGGCGCACCGGCCCGCAAGTTGGTCGTGGGCATGCCCTTCTACGGGCAGGGCTGGACCGGCGTGACCGGGGGCGGCGACGGCCTCAACCAGCCCGCGACAGCCCCCGCGCCGGCGACCTGGCAGGCGGGGTACGAGGACTACGAGGCGCTCAAGAAGCTCGCGGACTCGGGGACGTACACCGTTCATCGGGACCGCAGAAACGGCCATGCCTGGCTCTTCGACGGCACGACCCTGTGGACCTACGACGATCCGCAGGTCCTCAAGACCAAAACCGCCTACATCCGCCACCACCAACTCGGCGGGGCGATGTTCTGGTCGCTCGACGGGGACACCCCTGACGGCGAGTTGATCCGCGCCGTGGACACGGGGCTCACCCAGCGCTGA
- a CDS encoding glycosyl hydrolase family 28-related protein — MQRHWTPSRSRPLVGLLVLAVLSACLGLLGAPAATAQAVGAARSTVVDVTDFGADPGGHADSAPAVKAALRHAKTVKGPVRVVFPRGTYQVYPESAEVRELYVSNTVGADQRYRDKSIGLLIEDMRDVVVDGRGSTLLFHGLQTAFASIRSHNVTFTGFTFDYVAPKVIDATVRTAGVENGHAYRILSVPADSPYTVADNKVTWLGETSLVTGQPYWSGVNGLEYTQITDPVAQRSWRGDNPLFSDVTSMSDLGGQRIRIDYATSSKPSDQGLVYQMRQIEREQPGAFIWESSNVTVRNLVARELQTFGLVGQFSENITIDRVDFSPDPDSGRATAGFADFIQMSGIKGKVSITNCVFDGPHDDPINIHGTYLQVAAQPSANSLTVSYKHPQTAGFPQFYVGDTVELVDSATMRPLPGGTAKVTAVDGPSGQDHDTSLTDMTITLDRPVPSGVKIGGTVVENTTYTPSVRIAGNIFRNVPTRGILVTTRKPVVIENNRFERTTMAAIYISADAYQWYESGAVSDVLIRRNTFVSSTGPVIFVEPTNQVLNAAEPVHRGIRIERNTFEVGDVTVVDAKSVGGLSFTDNVIRRAAGATTPYSSRLYVFRGSDDVLIEGNRYAGGLNARADTVSMDASSVTVRADAARVNEDNVLPVRDR; from the coding sequence GTGCAGCGACACTGGACTCCCAGCAGATCTCGCCCCCTTGTCGGACTACTGGTTCTCGCCGTTCTCTCCGCCTGCCTCGGCCTGCTCGGCGCGCCGGCCGCGACCGCGCAGGCGGTGGGCGCGGCGAGATCCACGGTCGTGGACGTCACGGACTTCGGCGCCGATCCCGGCGGGCACGCCGACTCGGCGCCCGCGGTGAAGGCGGCGCTCCGGCACGCCAAGACCGTGAAGGGGCCGGTCAGGGTGGTGTTCCCACGGGGCACCTACCAGGTGTACCCGGAGAGCGCCGAGGTGCGCGAGCTGTATGTGTCGAACACGGTCGGCGCGGATCAGCGGTACCGCGACAAGTCGATCGGGCTGCTCATCGAGGACATGCGCGATGTGGTGGTGGACGGCCGCGGGTCGACACTGCTGTTCCACGGACTGCAGACGGCGTTCGCGAGCATCCGCTCGCACAACGTCACCTTCACCGGCTTCACCTTCGACTACGTCGCGCCGAAGGTCATCGACGCCACGGTCCGCACGGCCGGGGTGGAGAACGGACACGCCTACCGGATCCTGAGCGTGCCGGCCGACAGCCCGTACACCGTGGCGGACAACAAGGTGACCTGGCTCGGAGAGACCAGCCTGGTGACCGGACAGCCGTACTGGTCCGGCGTGAACGGCCTTGAGTACACCCAGATCACGGACCCGGTCGCGCAGCGGTCCTGGCGGGGTGACAACCCGCTGTTCAGCGACGTGACATCGATGTCCGACCTGGGCGGGCAGCGCATACGGATCGACTACGCGACCTCCTCCAAGCCCTCGGACCAGGGGCTGGTGTACCAGATGCGGCAGATCGAGCGGGAGCAGCCCGGAGCGTTCATCTGGGAGTCCTCCAACGTCACGGTCCGCAATCTGGTCGCCCGCGAGCTCCAGACCTTCGGCCTGGTCGGGCAGTTCAGCGAGAACATCACCATCGACCGGGTCGACTTCTCGCCGGACCCGGACTCCGGGCGTGCCACCGCCGGGTTCGCCGACTTCATCCAGATGTCCGGGATCAAGGGCAAGGTGTCGATCACCAATTGCGTCTTCGACGGTCCGCACGACGATCCGATCAATATCCACGGCACCTATCTGCAGGTCGCGGCGCAGCCCTCGGCGAACAGTCTGACGGTGAGTTACAAGCATCCGCAGACTGCCGGGTTCCCGCAGTTCTACGTCGGTGACACGGTCGAGCTGGTCGACAGCGCGACGATGCGCCCGCTTCCCGGCGGTACGGCGAAGGTGACCGCCGTCGACGGGCCTAGCGGGCAGGACCACGACACCTCGCTGACGGACATGACGATCACTCTGGACCGGCCGGTGCCCTCCGGGGTCAAGATCGGCGGCACGGTCGTGGAGAACACGACGTACACGCCGAGCGTACGAATCGCCGGCAACATTTTCCGCAACGTGCCGACGCGCGGGATCCTCGTGACCACCCGCAAGCCCGTCGTGATCGAGAACAACCGCTTCGAGCGGACGACGATGGCGGCCATCTACATCTCCGCCGACGCCTACCAGTGGTACGAGTCGGGAGCGGTCTCGGATGTCCTCATCCGCCGCAACACCTTTGTGAGTTCGACCGGTCCGGTCATCTTCGTGGAGCCGACCAACCAGGTGCTGAACGCCGCGGAGCCGGTGCACCGCGGCATCCGGATCGAGCGGAACACGTTCGAGGTCGGCGATGTCACCGTGGTCGACGCCAAGAGCGTCGGCGGGCTGTCGTTCACGGACAACGTGATCCGGCGCGCCGCGGGCGCCACGACGCCGTACTCCTCCCGGTTGTACGTCTTCCGGGGCTCGGACGACGTGCTCATCGAGGGCAACAGGTACGCCGGTGGGCTCAACGCGCGGGCCGACACGGTGTCCATGGACGCCTCGTCGGTGACCGTTCGCGCGGACGCGGCCCGGGTCAACGAGGACAACGTACTGCCGGTGCGCGACCGCTAG
- a CDS encoding DUF1996 domain-containing protein, with protein sequence MVIAALYAASTPTGADRSAPAGAQVVRVAEFLAECPYSHRLPDDPIVAPGLPGASHMHSFFGSRVTNAHTTVTNLLGSASTCSPTVDTSAYWVPTLYRNDQAVEPTGTTFYYLGEGVRDDIIQRTQPLPQGLRIVAGNAKATGTTDPTSIARWSCLHHGEVNPSKDFVTCPADSMLESYLDFPQCWNGRDLDSADHKSHMAYPVNAECPASHPVPVPKLRQVLRYPVTGSTTGLRLASGAGYTMHADFFNAWPTAEMARRTTNCINAIVKCGADGNPS encoded by the coding sequence CTGGTCATCGCCGCGCTGTACGCCGCTTCGACACCGACCGGCGCGGACCGTTCGGCCCCCGCAGGAGCCCAAGTCGTCCGTGTGGCGGAGTTCCTGGCCGAGTGCCCCTACAGCCACCGTCTCCCGGACGATCCGATCGTCGCCCCCGGGCTGCCCGGCGCTTCCCACATGCACAGCTTCTTCGGCAGCCGGGTGACCAACGCCCACACCACGGTGACGAATCTGCTGGGTTCGGCCAGCACCTGCAGCCCGACCGTCGACACCTCGGCCTACTGGGTGCCGACCCTGTACCGCAACGACCAGGCGGTCGAGCCCACCGGAACCACTTTCTACTACCTCGGTGAGGGCGTGCGCGACGACATCATCCAGCGCACCCAACCCCTCCCCCAGGGGCTGCGGATCGTCGCCGGCAACGCGAAGGCGACGGGTACGACCGACCCCACGTCCATCGCCCGCTGGTCGTGCCTGCACCACGGCGAGGTCAACCCTTCCAAGGACTTCGTGACCTGCCCGGCGGACTCGATGCTGGAGTCGTATCTCGACTTCCCGCAGTGCTGGAACGGCAGGGATCTGGACTCCGCGGACCACAAGAGCCACATGGCCTACCCGGTGAACGCGGAGTGCCCCGCCAGCCACCCGGTCCCCGTGCCGAAGCTGCGCCAGGTACTGCGCTACCCCGTCACCGGCAGCACCACGGGACTCCGTCTGGCATCCGGAGCCGGCTACACGATGCACGCCGACTTCTTCAACGCCTGGCCCACGGCCGAGATGGCACGCAGGACCACGAACTGCATCAACGCCATCGTCAAGTGCGGTGCTGACGGCAATCCCTCCTGA